Part of the Impatiens glandulifera chromosome 8, dImpGla2.1, whole genome shotgun sequence genome is shown below.
TAAGAGCGGCTTCATCGATTTGGATAACTGTAATTCCAGCCTTCTCCAGATCCTCAACTTCGTCCTTGATGGCCAAGGCAATCTGGTAGCAAGTTTCAAATCTAGAAGAAACAAGAGTATACTTAGATAGATTGtcgtaatattttaaaaaatttaaatactaagggtattttggtcattttattTACCTGGGCTGATCGTTACGGACGAAAGACCAATTGAGGATGGTGACTGGACCAGTAAGCATACCCTTCATGGGTCGAGATGTCATGCTTTGGGCCACAGTGGACCAGTAAACAGTCATAGGCTTGGGACGGCTCACATCACCATAGATGATTGGTGGCTTCACACATCTAGAACCATAAGATTGTACCCAACCGTTGACAGTGAATGCAAAACCGGAAAGTTGTTCTCCAAAGTACTCAACCATGTCATTCCTCTGCATAAAAGATACTTCCATCAATATTAGATTATAAACTCTTTTCGTACTATTAAGAGAAATTTCAGACTCAAATCCTACCTCTGGTTCTCCATGAACCAAGACATCAATGTCAAGCTCTTCTTGAAGTTTGACAACTTTGTTGATCTCCTCCTTGATAGCAGTGATGTAGTTTTCCTCCGAAATCCTAAAATATCAAATGGAAAGATAACCAAGGCGGTTAAAATCTAGATTTTAAGTggaattatcaaaataaaataataccaGTGAATTAAAAGTCTTGACTATATTGAAAATGACAAACAATGGTgtgtaaaaaatatgtatacaaGTTCTCTCATCAAAAGAACAAATCGTATAAGCTTTCGCAAAAGTAATAGCTTAGTTAGAATCTTAAAATAGTTAGATTTTAAAGTGATATTAACATCTAAAAAGATGCTTATAGAAGGtataaaaggaagaaaaaacGTTTCAATTATCAGAACTAACTTACTTGTTAGCCTTGTATTCTCTTCGCACTCTTCTGAGTTCCACGGTCTGAGGAAAAGATCCAATGGTGGTTGTGGGCAGGACAGGAAGATTAAGCTTCTTCTGTTGAGCATCCAATCTAGAACTAACATTGGTTGCCCGGCGATGATCAGAACTCTTCAAATCAGCCGCCTGAAAAACCAAACGATTTTAGTAACATAAATGCTGAATTTCATTTTAGGTGTAAATAAAAATGGAGTAAAACTACATACAGCTTTCTGAACAGATTCATTATTAACTCTAGGTGAGGACTTCCTTGATGCTAGGGCTGCACCATTTGCTGAGAAGAATGCCTTTTgaggaaaagaagaaaaattttaagtcacaaacatgttaaaatatagataagaaaataaattttctgCAATCTAGTAAACTATAAATACAAAAGTTACCTCATCTTTCTGACCAGCCAATGCCTTTGCCAATGCATTCACTTCAACAATCTTTTGTGCAGCAAATGCCAGCCATGATTTCAGTTCTTCGTCCAGCTTAGTCTCGTTTACTAAGTCCACAGCAGTGTGGAGGAGCGAACAAGATGTGGAAACCACAAGCTTATCTGCAAGACAGAACCGGCTTCATGAGTCAATTATTCATTATGACACAGGCTATTCTTGGATTGATCGGTTTAGAAGCCAAGTTCAATTGGATTTGACGTTTTAGTGTTCTTAAATTTCAGGACCAAAAGGATTAATGTGATATAGAAatgattgattttgtttttaaaccaggattttatttttcaatcaaGGTCCTTTACGGTGAGAATCAAACTAATTCAACCTAAGTGGGTGGAATCTCGATTGTGGTTATGACCAGAATTGGTATAGAAACTGGTTGTGTTTTCAACATTTgaaagagaaaaacaaataGTTTACCTTTTCCCACAATGCCCTCAAGAGACTCCAAGATACTAAGAGATGCAGAAAGGTCATTGGCCCAGATGTTTCTTCCATCAACCACACCAGCAAAGAGATATTTTCCTTCTGGGAAACCCTTCTTGATCAAATCAAGAGTCTGGGATCCACGAATGAGATCAAAACCGAAGGCAGTCACACCCTTTAAGCTGGTTAGGACTTTGAATGCCTCAGCAGGAATATCAGCAAAGTAAGTCTCAACAAGAGCATTCAGACCAGACAAAGATGACTCCAGGTCAGAGTATGCAGCAGTGAATGCTTCCAAACTGTGAGTATCGAGATCTTTAACGAAAATGGGTTCATCAAACTGAATCCATGAAGCACCA
Proteins encoded:
- the LOC124911335 gene encoding 5-methyltetrahydropteroyltriglutamate--homocysteine methyltransferase 1-like, encoding MASHIVGYPRMGPKRELKFALESFWDGKSSAEDLKKVATDLRTSIWKQMADAGIKYIPSNTFSNYDQVLDTTAMLGAVPPRYNWTGGEIGFDVYFSMARGNASVPAMEMTKWFDTNYHFIVPELGPDVKFSYASHKAVNEYKEAKALGIDTVPVLVGPVSYLLLSKHAKGVERSFSLLSLLDKILPIYKEVIAELKEAGASWIQFDEPIFVKDLDTHSLEAFTAAYSDLESSLSGLNALVETYFADIPAEAFKVLTSLKGVTAFGFDLIRGSQTLDLIKKGFPEGKYLFAGVVDGRNIWANDLSASLSILESLEGIVGKDKLVVSTSCSLLHTAVDLVNETKLDEELKSWLAFAAQKIVEVNALAKALAGQKDEAFFSANGAALASRKSSPRVNNESVQKAAADLKSSDHRRATNVSSRLDAQQKKLNLPVLPTTTIGSFPQTVELRRVRREYKANKISEENYITAIKEEINKVVKLQEELDIDVLVHGEPERNDMVEYFGEQLSGFAFTVNGWVQSYGSRCVKPPIIYGDVSRPKPMTVYWSTVAQSMTSRPMKGMLTGPVTILNWSFVRNDQPRFETCYQIALAIKDEVEDLEKAGITVIQIDEAALREGLPLRKAEEAFYLDWAVHSFRITNSGVLDTTQIHTHMCYSNFNDIIHSIIDMDADVITIENSRSDEKLLSVFREGVKYGAGIGPGVYDIHSPRIPSTDEIADRINKMLQVLETNILWVNPDCGLKTRKYPEVKPALENMVSAAKLIRTQLASSK